The segment ttataatcttttaatttgggtggtggtcctgGCCGTTTGCAGCcagtgagtgttgataattgttgtgttagcTGCAGGGTTTCCGTCACATGTTCACAGGCTGTTATCTCAACTAGGcgggtagtttaagcatactatTGCTAAAAAGcttatgtctaacttttgctgttagaagaaaagaaaaaacctacattcatacagaaaagctattttaacattatacatatagcatttatcccCATAGTTGcgaaaagccaacaatatgtcatgcacttataacaATATCCTAACTGCCAGATCTCTGCTGAACCTGTGTTTCCCTGATGTGTGGCAAGAacctttctttctgcttccagAGGCAAAAACCACACTGTGATAAACTGTAGTTGTTTCTTACTGTTTTACATTGGGACACTGTGTTGTTTTAAGTCTTCATGGTCTTAAAATTTGCAGGTTTATCATCTAATTACCTCTAAAAGTAAAGACATATTTTTCCACATCTTGCAATTAAGTGTTTAAGTAGGTAAAGTTACTTAGCTCTTTAGTTGTCCATCATTCAgggaaaatgtaaatgaaaagtAAGTAATCTTTCATCAGGTGGGCAAGCCAAAACATGGGGCTGAGATGTGCAGAATGAAACTGGTGCTAAGTGTGACTGCCTCTTAGGCTGAGCCTCCTGTTGGGCAAGTGGGCAGAAAACCAGGCAAACTTTATAGAACCAACTGATTGAGATTTAATGACAATAAAATATACTCCAACAGAAATCCCGTGATCCCTATCAATAGATAATTTTGTAATGGAAACAACCAGCtagcagcagtaaaaaaaagcacattaatAAATTAACTTTTCCAGTGAGCAGCACTGAATAGTTAAGTACTGTTAAAAGTTTAATTCAGATAGATAGTttacaaaaaatttaaataaatagctTAGGAAAGCACATGATTACTTTTCCTCTTCCCTAGTTTCCCAGGAACATGATTTCCTCTGCCTTACCAATAGACCTATCAAGACCCAGACTTGATTTGTACAGACCAGAGGGAAAACCAGGAGGAGCTAACTAAATTTTTGCAGAGTTGGTCATGCAAACCACCAAATTTGCATTACTGTGTAAGCAGGTGTGTTTTAAACAAACAGAGATATTTTATCAGGGGCAACTTTCCTGAAGTGTTTTTACTTGGAGGAAAGGGAATTGTTCCCATAGTTGCTGCTTTATGTAGTAATGGTGTTGGCTGCTGAAATACTCTGTGACCTGGTTTCCAAGGAGAGGTGTAGACACTGTTTTTACCTCAGACGCCTTTGAATGATGGGGGTGTAACAGGTTGGAGAAAACACTTCTACTACTGCTACTCtgattgttgttgttgttgttaatgCTACCTACATGAAAGTACTTACCCTTATTAAttccctctgtcccttctcCTCTTTTGTAATTTCCCAAcctctgttctgctgctcctgctcttctcAGCAcccattcccattttatttttttgatctAAGTGACAGCAAGGAGCTTGATTCATGCTGTACATATGCAGAAGTGTTTTCTTCATGCAAGAAAGAATCAGTTGTTGGGGTAAAAGCACTCCTGTTCCCCTACATCTGCTCTCCCTCTTTTATCTCCTTCCACAGACTTGGACTGAAACTTGACCTTTTCACTTAACTCTTGCTCTGTGGCAAGCACACAAGCAAGCTCACAATGGTTTTTGTAGCAAGCACTGTGTATTTCAGATCCACTGAGGAGAGAGCACTGCCTGCTCACAGCCTGAACTTCCCAATAATCCCTATTCTACTGACAGTCAACATGTCTTGTCAGTCTATGCTCTGGGTAAGTCAGTCCCAAGCACATGTGACAAGAAACAAGATATGATTCACAACAGCTGGCTGTCTTGCATGACGCCAAAAACAGTTTGTGGCATCTGTAGAAAGTCACAGACCTCTTTGATTGGTATTGCTTAAGTAGAAAAGAAGTATTATAAATTTGATAATGCTATTAGGAGAGATcctggcttttgttttctgtaccTCAGTGTAGCTGGGGGTTGAAATTGGACTTTGCTTGCCAGCTGAGCAGGTCATTCAGGAAGGACTGGCAGAGGACAGAGGACCAGTGGACATTGATACATACCTTGTGTTCCTCAGGAAAGTTGTGATGCATTGGTTCTTGCACGCAGATGGGTTACAGACTTCCTCAGGTAGTCCTGCCTGCATGCCTGCTGCTAAGCCAGTTGCTTCCAACACCAAAGGCATGCCTTTCTTCCCCTGTGATGTCAGCTCTCTTTGAGCAGAgagctgttctttttttttcctgagcaaaaACCCAGCCTTCAAAGCAGGAGTTTTATTCTTCTACCTGGAGGTACATCTGACATCTTAGCTCCACCAGGTTCTGTGCTTCCTGTGATGGACCTCATAGGATGGAGTGATGATGGATGATTCATAATGGATCCAACTTGCAGGCAGCATCCAGGGAGCTTGTGGGCATTCTAGATCCACTTGGAAGCTTCTACCTGTAATGACTGAAGCACTTGAATTAAATGCAGCAGATGCTGTATCAGAAAAGACAGTGAGGAAAGGGAATGGAGTGCTGGGGAGCggaaaaattctgtattttctcaaaCAAGGTAGCTCAGAAGCTGCTAATTCAGTATGCTCTGAATACAAACTGGACAAACTGGGAACACCTCTGTACTGTGTGGATGGGAGGGGAGACTTGCCATGCTGAGCAAGAGGAATGTGAGAGTTGGTAATTTGTTGCTGCTCAGGGTGAAGGGAGCTGTGTACTCCTCCTGTGCAAGAATGACATTGGCATCACAAAGTTGCACAGACTGAGAGTCTGTGTGCATTGGGTTtgtggaaaaagcaaaaataatagtgtggggagctgcagcaaagCCCTGGTCTCTCACAGGAACCAGGTCTACAGATGTATATTATTAGAGTCTTACTAAAGTGGAAACTTGTCTTCAGAGACAGTGTGAGCCCAAAGCTTTCCAGTTTCTTTGTGCCGATGAAGGGAACCTGTCCATTCCTCTGAGCTCTCAAATGCTTCCTTAAATGTTTACCGAGGGTTGACCTCAAAGAGGGCTGAAACTGCTGCAGCATTGGTGTATATAAGCCATTGGAGGTCAGCCAGAGCAGGATCTTGGTTCTCTAAGCTGGTTCAGACTTGGGCTGGCCAGAGCAGCTTCCTGGCTTTTTCTGTTGTATCTGAGTGCCACtctgggatggaggagctgctggggtgttCCTGGCAGAGGATCAGGGCTGGGTGCGATACTGCTAACCCTGGAATTCTTCACATTAGAGGTGCAACAAGGCTGTGCCATTGCAAGCAGAgttggcagagctggcagttgTGGTGCAAAAGCTGggctttttcctggttttcattTGTTGTGACCATTACTTTCCCATGGATGCTTCACCCAGCCCGTCTCACCATTCATGCTTTCGGATGAGTTGATGATCCTTTGCAGTTCCTGGTATCTTTCCACCAGCTGCAGAGTGCTTCAGATGCTTGGTTTGGGCAAAGTGTGTGTCTAGATGCATAGCAGAGCAACTAGGATGCAGAACAGGttctctgctgttttgttcAAGGCCAAATCTAGAAGTAGTGGGGGTATTTTCACCACATTAAGTTGTGCTTCCCAACATTAAGTATGACTAGGTGTTGTGATAACCTCAAGCAGTCTAATGGAAATGTTCCTACCTATGGTGGAggagttggactagatgacaTGTAAAGGTTCCCTTCCAAGCCGTGTATTTCCAGgtttctgtaattctatgaaACAATGTATGATAACATATAGTTTCTCAGTAGGAGTGTTAGTTTAAACTTGATTTTACCCTGAAGGAGTGGAGgtatattttgtaaaaaatgttATTCCCAATGAACTAATGTATGTGCTCCCAGGTGGTTCTTCAATTTGAACCACCACGTCTCATAATGTAGAGTTTTACCTgacttttgtgtttttcctccaATTAAAAGCAACAGTAGTTCCTATTTTTTCTCTCAAGGACTGTGTGTTTACAGGGTGAGACTTTGCTCCCCTTTCTATGTGATGGTCTGCTTCCCTCCAGGGAAAAGATGCTGGACTGGTATGAGTTATCCAATGCTACCTCTATATGCAGTTCCCCAGCTGACCCACAAAAATTTCTTTGCACAGCACCGAGAAGATGCAAAGTTAACTGATTTGCtaaattcagagaaaattctGGTGGGCATACTCAAAACTAGTTAAAACCTTGCTTACACTGGTTGGTATTGTTTCCACAGCATCTTACATATTCAATGTTATGGAattatgaataataaaaattaaataatatagTAATCATAAACTTCAATCTTGCAATAACCTTGATACCTTATATGTGATAGTGCACAGTGGCCTCAGagcatttaaaatcaaaatgcagaaaaaattacAGAGCACTCAGGTGAAACAGCAAACTAGTTTTTCAGGTAGACCCTTCTTTGGGTCTGCCTTGGAGGCCAGCAGTCCCACTGCTGCTTTTACAAATTTTTAccaaaaagaagattttttagTTATTAAAAGATACAAATGAAGAAGCAAACATTTTTCTAATCTACCCCAATTTTGGTGAAAGTACCCTAATCTATAAAACGAGATGAATTGTTGCACTCTGGAATACTTTGTTCTCAttcaaaactgaatttcttttatAACTCAGTTCAGTTCAAACAGGAAGTTCCTGAAACAGGAAGTACTAAGACATATATTGACCTGAGACAATGTACATGTTTTTTGGAGGTGCTAGTGAAATGCAAAATCATTCAGTAGTTCAGAGAACAGCATGTTCAGGGTTTTCCAACCAGATTGCATCTGATATTAGCAGCACCCCTTACCCTTGCCtaacatttttaaacttctgtatCACAGAAGACATGCTTGGAGCCTTGCTGTCAATCAGAAAAGCTGCAATTAATGCCTGAGGTTCATGACTGGAAGCTTTTAGCTGGGCCACCTCCCAGCTACCACACTCCTGTAGTCAGAGTCATCCCACATGAACCTGAGGACCTGGGAAGAGgatttcctccctttcctgaCAATTTCACCTATGTTCATTTTGAGATTGAATCCTGAGCAATTGGCATGCTGGCTTTATGAATTCAGAAACATTTGACACAGCAGTCCTTGCAGTTGAGTGCATTATCTTTGTGAGTCTGAACTGTAATTGGTCTTGAGGGATGGATGCTTTACCTTCATCCATCTTCTTTGACTGAATGTAAGCAAGCAGCAGTTGTAAAGGGAGAGATAATTCCCAGactttaatgaaattatttttttgtgttttgcgTTACAGTGCCAGTGATaagggaaatgcagattttttgaCATAATAAATTGATATGTTAATCTGATAAAAGctcatgtgtttgtttttggcCAACCTGGAGAGGGCAAACTCTGGAAGGTTTAATAATAGGGTAGTGCAGAGGCAGAAGAGGATTTCCCTGTGACCCCAGGTTCATTAAAGGGCTGTATAGCCTGGGGAGGATCTGGATAGAAGTGTTATGCTGGGTGAAGACTTGGGGCTCCTGGCCTCCTGAGGTCCTGGTACAAGCAAATGTACCTCAGGAATCTTCTCACATGTAGAAAAGACAAGTAACACATTTTACAGAACAAAGCTCATAATATAAAATCACAATATAAAATCTTGATACAGAAGATGGAACCTTGCCTGTGTACAGCATGGCATCACCTGAGGAAAAAGTTTTTGTGAGCAGGATAACCAGAGTTAGCATCTGGGCAGTGCTACCCAAGATAGGTGCTTTGGGCAGCAGTAGGTTGCTGTTCTTATCTGCCTTGTTCATGCATTCTGTGCTCCTCAAGAGGACAGTATGTACACCACACCTCTATGTCTGAGTTGGGCTTTGAGTCCGCATGTGGTAAAAAATAAGGTTTTGTAGCTGAATCAAAGCCTGATGAGGTTTGTGATAGCCATTCTGTTCCAAGAGATATAATTCTTCGGTCTCACACTGTTCATCAAGAAATCCCAGTTGCTGAAAGATTTTTTACTGATAAATGATTTAGAAGAGAAACAAAGGTGATGAAGGGTCATATGAGAAgtgactgagggagctgggtttttttagccTGGACAAGAGGAGACTTAGGGGGGATCTTactgctctctacaactgcctgaaagaaGGTTGTAGCAAGGTGGGGGTCaacctcttctcccaggcaacctGCAACAGCATAAGAAATGGCTTCAGGCTGCACCGTGgcaggttcaggttggatatgAGGAAGAATTCCTTCATGGCAAGAGGGATGACCCTGGTAACTACAGTACTGCCAGTTTCACTCCAGTGCCTGGTTAAATTATGGAGAAGATTACTCTGGGAGTTATTGAAAaacctttgaaagaaaatgcattcattGTTCATAGCCAGCATGGCTTCACGAGGGAAGGGTCCTACTTGACAAATTAATTCCTTCTAAAGACAAAGTAGCTCACCTGTTGTAGGTGTGATGTGATCTTTCTGGATTTCAGAAAAGCTTCTGATCCTGTATCTCACAGGATCCTTCTGGGTATGTCATGCAATAGGTGATCAGCTGGCTGATGCGTCAGACTTGAAGGGTTACAGTGAATGGGGTGGCATCAGGCTGTGCCCTGTCACCAgtggggttccacagggctccacCTTAGGGCCAGCCCTCTTCAACCTATTCACTAATCGCTTGGATACTCAAGATAAACTCAAAGCTGTAAACTGGGACACTAAACTGGGAGGACCTGTTGAAAGCAGAGACCCTGCAGAGCGATCTCAACTAATTAGTGGGCTGGACAATCACCAATCGTATGAAGTTTAACAAAAACAGGTGCTGGATTCTGTACCTGGGTCAGGGCAAGCCTGGATGTATGGACAGACTGGGATGAAAAAGGTtgggagagcagccctgtggaagCAGACCAGTGGGTCCTGGTTGATGGCAAGTTcaacatgagtcagcagtgctctggcagccaggagggctccCGGTGTcctgggggacatcagggacagcatcaccagccaggcaagggaggggattgtcctgctctgctctgcactgggacagCATCACCgtgagtgctgggggcagttctgGGTGCCACAGTGTAAGAGAGATGTAAAGCTGTTGGaaagtgtccaaaggagggccaaGAGAATGGTGGAAGATCTGGAGGGGAAGTtgtgtgaggagtggctgaagtcacttggtctgttcagcctggaggaggctgaggggagactTCATGGTGACTTACaacttcctttcttctctgtggtgaaCAGTGGCATGACCCAAGGGAACAATCTGCAGTTGTGTGGGAAGTTTAAGTTAAGTGTAAGGAAAAGAGTCTCCACCCAGACTGTGGCTGGGCACAGGAAGAAGTCCCCCGGGGAagggtcacagcaccagcctgacagagtaCAGAACTCTGAGGTGGACcatgctctcaggcacatggtgtgactcttggggtaTCCTGTACCGGCCAGGAGTTGTAGTTCAATGATTCTGTGGGCCCCCTCCAACTCAGGACATTGTGAGATTCTATGGCTTTGTTTGGTTTCATAGCAACAGAATGTTTGGCACTGGGCAGAAGCTGGCCAGAGCTGACACAGGTAGAAAGGTTTGGGAGAAGTTTGGGATGTGTTGGTTTTCtcccctccttttctttctccagacTTGTCTTTTTGCAGGAGAGGGTAAGAGAAGATTCACTCCCTGGTTTAGGCAATTCCTGTTCAGCCAGGGCTGGTAGGTGTTGTCCTTGGTAGCCAGGGAGACACTGGGCAGAGGCATGGGGCAGGCTTCAAAGAAAGATCACACCACACAAGTCTTTTCCCTCCAAATCAAAAACCAGGGCAGGTTACCTGTCTTCCCCTCTACAGGGCTTTTTTCACGTGGCTGAAAACCTGCCTTTGGTTAGGAGCAgcttttaaaagtgatttttctccAGGAACACAGATGCATAAAGGAAGTAGGTAAAGGGGAAACCCAGATTAGACATTGGGCTGGGATTAATTTGAAGAGGAGATGAAGGAAAGCACCTGCTTCCTATTGGGGGAACGTGGGATTTTTAGCTTCATAGGGTTATGAATGTCTCACTTCATTttgagggtgatgaggcactgcaacaggttgtccagagaagttgtggattccccatccctgaaatTTTTTGAGGCCTAGTGGAAGGTTTCCTGTTtggaaggtcccttccaatttaAACTATCATATGATTCTATAagatctgttttttctctttctttgttaGCATACCTGGAAACTGTTTCTAAAACCTGCAGAGAGTAACTCAGCTTTGGTTTCTACGAAAGAGGTATGTGCTTGCTTACCCTGGTCTGCACCTGGCAATGCCCAGGTGAAACAAGAAGATAACATTGCCTTCTTTCTTGTTGCGCTAGAATAGAAATATTAAGGGCAAAGAGGCACAGGAAAAGGCAAAGTCAAGAGAGAACAGACAAATGATAAAGCTCTGCCTTGACAAGCCGCAATTTAAATGTAGCTACAACTTGCAAGACTTGACATTTAAGGGAATGCTAAAGATGCCCAAGTTAGTCTTGCAGTAAATTTGAATGCACATCTCAGTACTTGATTTTACATGCGTATGTGAGATGTGCAGGCATCTGAGCCACATCTACTGGCCCCCCTATTTTATTGGCTCTGGAAACACTCTGAAACAGTTTCTATTCAAAAGAAAGTACCAGGAGCTGttcaatttaaagaaaaagtagaTCTTCATTTAAGCTAAGTAGAACTAAGTTTACTACTGCACTTGCAGGTGGTTCTGGTGTAATTTTAATTCAGGGATAGTAGTAACGCTGATTACACTCAGCCAGTAAAGCCAAGCTATATGGAAGAGGATCTCTGTATTTAGCTTTAATTGTGGTAATACCTCAGTTATTAATGTGTTACACAGGACTGTTATTAAATAACATGCTGTATAAGAAGGGGCGTGTGTTTTTGTGGTCACATCCAAGGTTATGTCACTTGGCAGAGAGCAGGATGGATGTACTGTTGCTTACCACCACCCCTTCTGCCTTCAGAAGGGTACATTCCTTGTATGTTCACCCCAGTGGATGAAAGTGCTATGTCTTTATCCACCTCTGTCTTCAGGGCAAGTTAGAAGtattttccagaagaaatcTGAAGAGGGAAAGGACTTTGGGCTTATCAGATTCTGTTGGCgcagcacaggaaggaattAATTTCCCCCTGCACATCTTTATGAGCCAGGTCCAGTGTTAATGAGAATGAGAACGCAGTGTTTGAATTCTAAAGCTTTCAGTTTCAcgcttttaaaaaaaaaccaatagtTATATCTACCATTAGGAACACATTCTTTGCAGACTTACTAGacattgctgtgctgctcccattGAAGTtactcaggaaaataaataatcctTCCTGCTCACATGGATGACTTTAATGCTTTTCCTAGTCCTGGGGTTGCTGTACTTCAGTGACTcattagaaattttaaaaaggtttgGGAAAATAACAGTGGGAGTCTTATTCTGAAACTCTTATTTGACTTGAAGTCATCTGGTTTATTGCCTTAATTTAACTAATtcagtaaaatgaaattttaaaattacgATTAGGAAGAAACTAGAGATTACCAGCACCCTTCCTAATGAGGCGATGTTTATGCTATAGGCAGACTGGTGTGCACATATCCATCTTAGAGGTTGGAATGGTCTCTGatgttttctgatttaaaataacACCATGTCTCTTTCTTCTTGCAGAATGAAGAGACACAAGTGGTCCTACAAATGTCCCTCACAAAGGAAGATCTTGATTCTCTGTATTACGGGATGGCTGATTGCACTGCTGAAGCTCCTCCATGTCGAAAGacacttttttccctctaaaggcATTTACTTAGTTGAGCACTTCTTGAGCACTTCTTCTTATGTTAGAAACAGATATTCATACCCTAGAAATGAGTTCCAGTATGAAATTAATTGTTCGTCTATATACGAACAAGATCCTCGTGAAATTGGCAAGAGTTTAGAgataagaagaaaagaaatagttGATTTAGCTGATGAAGATATTGTAGCAATGACAAGTGACTGTCACGTGTATCGTTCACTTAGGAAATACCAGCTAAAACGTGTTTCTCCAGAGGAGGAGAGTTTTCCAATTGCCTATTCTTTGGTTGTTCACAAAGATGCAGCAATGGTAGAAAGGCTCATACATTCATTGTACAGTCatcaaaatatttactgcatCCATTATGACCAAAAAGCAGCCAAAAGTTTCAAATCTGCTTTGAACAATCTAGCTGAATgtttcccaaatattttcattgcatCAAAATTGGAGACAGTGGACTACGCACATATTTCACGTCTGCAAGCAGATTTCAATTGTTTGTCTGATTTGATGGAGTCTCCAGTTCCTTGGAAGTATGCTATCAATTTATGTGGCCAAGATTTCCCTTTGAGATCAAATTTCCAGTTGGTTGCTGAACTGAAGAAACTTGGTGGAGGAAACATGCTGGAAACTTCAAAgccaagcagcagcaaaagagaACGATTTACTTATCACTATGAACTTATGAAAGTGCCTTATGAATACATGCAGATGCCTGTAAAAACCAACATTTCCAAGAATCCGCCACCTCATGATATTGAGATATTTGTAGGCAGTGCCTATTTTGTTTTAAGCCGAGAATTTATTCAATATACCCTTGAAAGCTCACttgcaaaagatttttttgaatGGTCAAGGGACACATACTCTCCAGATGAACATTTCTGGGCCACTCTTGTACGTGttcctggggtccctggggaaGTTCCAAGGTCATCCCAGGATGTAACAGACTTACAAAGCAAAACTCGTCTGGTGAAATGGAATTATCTGGAAGACTATTTGTACCCTCCATGCACTGGTACCCACCTGCGCAGTGTCTGCATCTACGGGGCTGGGGAATTAAGATGGCTTCTGAATTACGGACACTGGTTCGCCAATAAGATTGACTCCAAAGTAGATCCTGTCCTGGTAAAATGCTTGGCAGAAAAGGTGGCAGAGCAACAGGAGGAGTGGGTATATTTGTCCTCTGATGAACATTTTCTGCACTTAAGTTCTACGAATGCCTTGACATAGCAGTGCTGTGTTCTCTGCTGTGAGTGTTGTGTGCTCAGCACCTGCAGTTCTGCTGTCTTGACCCACTGCAGGACGACAGTGAGAAAAAAGTCCATTCTGTATAACGTCCAGGACCTGCAGAGCCAGGTGCCTGGCTATTTATTTATGAAAGTTCACTTCTCTCTGATTAACTGTTTTGCCACAATAAACTTATAATTGTCTTCAGGGTGATTGGAAGATAGTGAAGTTTGCTTATGGAGGCTCTCATGATGTCTGTCCAGTGGAGtatttcagaaatgtattttacttCAAGTGTATTTGTATCTTTTATAAGAAGATCCAGCAGTTCTGTCTGCctgttctcttttcctttgcttgtgcttttaaaggaataaagggAAGGCCTCTGTATCTGCTACCTCAGGGAAACTGCAAGTGCCCATCTCACAGAAAAAATCAAGAGATCAGCATGACACCAAATGAGCCGTGTGACCTCACCTAAGTTCCACTTCTCATATGTGGGAGCTGCATAGATCTTTGCAATGTGAATATGACTGGATTATGTAAGGGAAAGATCCCATACACTGCATTGTGTGTACCATTGTTCTCCCTGCTAACCTGTGcgttgcttttcctgctgcgAAGCGTGTGATCAGGAACTGTGCCAACACTGTTGGTTTCACAAACAGTGAAAGTTAGTTGAAGCAGTTGTGCACTGTTGAATGCACACAGCTGTGTGTTCTCCAAAGGCAGAGTACATCCTGCCCTAAGGGCAGTCTCTGCAGCCACTTGGGGGAGGTATCCATGCCAAAAGAGGTCAATCTTCTTTCTTGTCTGTGCCTGTAGGAATATCTTTCCGTGAAATCCCAGTACTCTTGAGACAGTATGTCTACACACAGTGGATAACAAGTGCTATTTCTACTTGCTGTTCAGCAATGTATTACTTAGTTGAAGTGCAGAACACACAAAATTGAGCAGTAATAATAAGAATAGCCATACTGCAGAAATGAGGACTCTGCATGAAGCATCTTTCTGTGCAAGTCCTGTGGCTGTGCACTAGCATGATCCCAGGCTGACAGGTGCCTGAACGGGCCATGGTTTGGCTGTATAACAAGAGTTCTCCAACAGCCTCTGCTTGCCATGGCCATGCCAATCTCCTGGTAGGGAAGTGGCTCAGGAGCCACTgggctgccacagcagctgggctACCCACGCTCCAGCATGAGGGAAGTGTTTGCAAGTGCAGGGGTCTCTGCAGAAACTCCTGAAACTAAGAAATTCTGCTTGACATTTTGGGGGTTTCCCTGGAGCATTGCCCTGCCATAAGTTCAGTTTTGGTGGTTCCAGTGGATCCTGGGGTTTAGCTTTCTCCATGCCACTATCTCTTTTCATCTGTCTTGTGTGATGGGATTCTTTCCCCATAAGTGACTTTGGTATATTTGTATCCAGTCTGACTGATATACAGATTGCTACAGTAATGACTATATCTCATATCAATGAGAAATCTTTGCTTGTTATTTGAGCTGAAAGAACCAAGTGGTGTTTTGGTCTCtgtttctaaatttaaaatacagtaatttcatgactataaggcacactggattataaggcgcacttctgggtgtcggctaatttccgaactttgtccatatataagatgcaccggactataaggcgcaggttttttttttccagtgaggatccgcgtgcaacaaagtaaccaattagtaacagaatcacgcgatcatggggtttactggtaggtgctcaatacacaaacatttttcacagattggtgtagcctttaaatgcagtcccaggCGACCTCCCCATGCGTGGAACCCAGCACTCCTGTCCAGTGCCAGCTGGCGTGGCTGGTGAGGTGCAGATTGTGCCCCGGCACAGCTGGAGCTTGCGGCTCGCGCTTCCgggttggctcagggtggccatggctcacacttccgggttggcaaatgtccgaactttgtccatatataaggtgcgccggattataaggcgcacttccaggtttccatcaacattttagtcaaaagggtgcaccttatagtcatgaaattactgtaaatttaagTTTATAAATTTAGTCACAGTGAAGTCATCTGTGGCTCAAGACTGGTTTGAGAGTCAGGATTCTCAGACCATTTTCCACATTTGTGACACTGAGTTTCAGTAAAACCTCAAGCCACCTGAGTTTTCTGTTTCAGCTGTTCCCATTGTAAAATGGGAACCATAATCTTCTACTGTCTTGTTAAGCACTTTGAAACCTGTGGGTGTTGTGGGTTTGGTTGCACAATACTAATTGTTTAGAATTAACTTATTTTGTGGATGATTTCCACAAAACTATTTTTGGAGTCTGTGGCTGCACAGGTGAAGTATTTCTTAAATGTActgtttctgaaataaatggggattatttttaaagtctgtgTTGCTTACTTTGGTGACATGCCATGTCTGCCCAAGGCTGTCCTGACTTGATGTAATCTATAAATACtttgtagaaaattaaaaattgatagTATTTACAGTTACAAACATCAGTACTTGCATATAAAATAGAGTCCTTGTGTGGCAAAAAGGTTAATAAAAGAGAATGTTAGGATCCCAGAGGGCCAAACTACAGCCTTCTGTCCATATAAATTGATGCTTAATGATATATTcaaattt is part of the Catharus ustulatus isolate bCatUst1 chromosome Z, bCatUst1.pri.v2, whole genome shotgun sequence genome and harbors:
- the GCNT4 gene encoding beta-1,3-galactosyl-O-glycosyl-glycoprotein beta-1,6-N-acetylglucosaminyltransferase 4, with product MKRHKWSYKCPSQRKILILCITGWLIALLKLLHVERHFFPSKGIYLVEHFLSTSSYVRNRYSYPRNEFQYEINCSSIYEQDPREIGKSLEIRRKEIVDLADEDIVAMTSDCHVYRSLRKYQLKRVSPEEESFPIAYSLVVHKDAAMVERLIHSLYSHQNIYCIHYDQKAAKSFKSALNNLAECFPNIFIASKLETVDYAHISRLQADFNCLSDLMESPVPWKYAINLCGQDFPLRSNFQLVAELKKLGGGNMLETSKPSSSKRERFTYHYELMKVPYEYMQMPVKTNISKNPPPHDIEIFVGSAYFVLSREFIQYTLESSLAKDFFEWSRDTYSPDEHFWATLVRVPGVPGEVPRSSQDVTDLQSKTRLVKWNYLEDYLYPPCTGTHLRSVCIYGAGELRWLLNYGHWFANKIDSKVDPVLVKCLAEKVAEQQEEWVYLSSDEHFLHLSSTNALT